In the genome of Apium graveolens cultivar Ventura unplaced genomic scaffold, ASM990537v1 ctg6337, whole genome shotgun sequence, the window TTTACTATATCCAAATGAGTCACTGATTATAAAAAGGAatcaaatgagtcactcatttaacaatttatatcaaaaatatcacttcatcgttagtcgaaattcttaaaagtattatatattgagtttcgtACATTTTTTTATGAATTACATCCAAATAAAAGATTCTGAATTctactattttagataatattgttagatttttaaaattttataaactatttatttttaattttttgattgttttatttgatttaaataaaaataaatagtagacaaatttttaaaaatctaaaaatattatttaaaatactataactcaaaatatttcatttgtatgtaatatcattcataaaaaatgtgtgaaaccaaatatataatacttttagaatttcgactaacgattgagtgatatttttgatacaaattttcaaatgagtgactcatttgaaTCCCTTTTGTAACTAGTGACTCATTTGAATCCCTTTTGTAACTagtgactcacttgatacatttAGACCAGTAAGTGGCCTATTTGATAATTAACATGtttatttcaatttcataaatGATGTTTGATTGCTAATTTTTATTAAACAAAACTCAAACTTGAAATCTTGAATTTAGATAATGGGCATAAGACATCacatttaattttattatttcaacTTTATTAATATAGTTAAGTATACACATATTTCAAATAtgatataatatttaatttttaaataaatttataattatttttatttaatgtgaGTTAGTCATattttaatttcttaaaaaatattaaattacaATTTAATTGTATTATATTTTATCAATCATTTACAtctttattaatttttttataagttGTATAAGAACTTAATTTCaatctataatttattttaatacaTCATATTAGAAAGCAATTGagtttttaattatatttaaaattaaacaAATTCATTAAGACGCCGAACAAAATACTTTTTACATCATGAATTATTAATCAACCCCATAAGGACTTAATCTACGTCTTCTTCTCAACCAAACAATCACTTAATGTAttcaatttaaaatatataattaatcatAAAATATAATATGTCTATGTTATTTATAAAGAAATAAACCAGACATAACCCACTTGGTTTGGTGAGGGCTAGCTAAAACCGTGTGCTGCTACAAATATATACTAAGTTTGTCTATTAGCTAGTCCTAACATGAAGTGAATGATAAAATAATGATTCTTGTTATTATCTTAAATCAGGTTTTGTGGGAAGCTCACATGCATGATAACCTAAGACACCGACCCCCTATACAAAGATAATGCTGTGAAATTCATTTCACTTTTGTCTCCTGGTCTTTGTTGTATATAACACACAAGCGTTATTCGTTCTTAGTTATTATCGGCTTATTCTTAGAAGTTAGAACCAATAAATCCTGGTGAACATGGCGCAGAGACGGTCTGTGGCAGTTATCAGTCAAGCAAGATAGTGTAGAGCAAGTTCAAGTTCAATTTGTATTGATGTGCTTTTTATAAACGACTAAACGAGCCCTCCTCTGCCATGACCATGTGTAATGCgttaatatttttcaaaaaaattaagaattaatttctttatttcttaacataatttaatttctttatttttttaacGCTCTGTCATAGTTAAGATGAATAAAGAAGAAATATTAGGTATGGAGTTTCTTGAAATTAAAGGAGATCAATTTCTTAACTTCTCAAGAAATCACTGAGCTTATGAGTTTCTTGAAAATAATGAACAAGATCAATTTCTTAACTTTTTAAAAAATTACTATGGCTATGAGTTTTTTAAATATAAAGAATGAGATTAATTTCTTAACCTTTCAAGGATAAATTCACCGTGACATTTGCCTAAATTTGAACTTAGGAACTCAGTAATTTGATATAGTTAATTTTattcatttcagattttaaatGATTGATAATAATGCATgaatttttaaaagatttttgtTGATTTTACTCATTGGTGAATTTTGATGGAGTTGATAAAAAAAATCTTGTAGAGTCTTgctgattttgtgaagttttcgagaaatctttcaaAATCTCGTGTATTTTAAAGAGATTTCAaatgattaaaaataaattagaaaaccCACCAAAATCAATCACATTTTCGAATATATAAAAAAATCCACGGAAttttgaataccatcagattttttgatgaaattttaaaaatcaaaattaaatatcACCAGATTTCATTATacttttttaaatttaaattgaatatactcagatttcaaaatttaaattgaatATCTCTTGATTTCAAGATtccaaaaaaaaatttaaaatcttgATTAAATACACCTTTTTAACTTGACGGAATACTCCATTTTTAGAGGGTCCTCGGTGAAAACAAGGCATATATCTTATGAAATGCCCACACGTTGGTGATTCATACATTCTAGTAGATAATTTTTACGAAACACGAGTCTAgatcaaaattttaatattaaataattattataaaaatttattttgaatttttattcaaatatattataaataaatttatacGATTATTgtaatttttctttttaattatatataattttcattAACTCAAATTTTATTAGAATAACAAACTTATTTGTTGTTCATAAagacataactaatattttataTGGAAACTTTAGTCAAAGTAATGAGCAATGGGAATGAGAACTCTATTCCATTTTTGTGGGTAAATTAAACCCACCATAACCCCTATTTTTCATTTCATTACCATTCTCCTACCCTCCATCCCATTCCAGATTCCGTTTACCATGATCCATCCAAACGCCACCATCTCCCATACACATACACATATCGGAATTACTGGATCTACTGCATGCACGCACAATGGACTCGCAAAGGTCATATATACACAGTAGCTTAATTTAGCCTCTATTTCCCTCCTGTTCACTATCATCTCACTAATTCCGACGGCCGATGGAATAAATTAGTTGTAAGAACACTAAAGAAATTAAATGAGACACGATGAATACAATGAACCAAAGAAAATTCTATCCCAAAACTCTCCTCACTGATGTAAAAGAAGCAAGATAACAGTTGAAGTACTGCAAACATTATCTAGTTTTTTTGCTGTTGTTCTGTACAGAAACAGAGAGAAATGAAATTTCATATCATTATGCATGTACATTATTTTAATAAATTGGAAGTATTGTATATTCCAAAAATAGTTTTCTCTGCTCTGGATTAGTTATTCTGTCAGCATGTGGGTAAGCCATTACTGTCATTCTTTGTCTTATACTGACAATGTCGTGTCTATAAAATACTCACTATCCATTCCTCTTTAATCTTCCCCCTTGACATTTTCTCTGTTTATGAGCAACAAGAATGGATAATATGGCTTCCTTATGGACTTATCAAGAGGTTGGTTCAATCTTTAGTTACCCCTCTCTTCTTTCAATGCATgtatttatgtttttatttataGTTAAACACACTCACACACCCGCGACAAAGTTTGAACCCTGCATCCCGTAAAGGAAGCGAGAGAGTGTTTTATAAATTTGTCATATTGCATTATGCACCATTCTTTACTTGTTTTCTGTATGTTCTTTAAACTAATTACAAATATGTTTGGCAATTGGCAGAGCATTAATGAGCTAAAGCAGCAGCTCTTATACACAAGTATTGAACTTGAGTCTGTAAAAGCAGAAGCAGGCGAACAAATGAAAATTCACAAGGAATATGAGAAACAATCACTACAATTACTCAAGATGGTTATACAGGAAAGAGATGAGGCTAAACAACAGCTCCAAAAGCTACTCAACAAGATTATGGCCTGTAATTCTACAACACTGAATACTGATTTTTTGACAAGTACTGTTGTCCCACAAGTGTCCCCTGAGAGCCCCCTGGTGAAACCCATTATACCCAACTTAAGCACAACTGAATCAAACAGTTTCTCTGAACCATACACTTACCACTCTTACGATTCTTCGCCAGTCAGTTCGTTTTTCGAACCTGTCATCTCCCCAGAACTATCAAACATTAGCAGCCCTTCTGGTGATATTAGTAACAAGATGAAAATTGTCAATCAGTCCTATGTTCAAGACTATAAATGCATCAATCCAACCACTATTGTTCCTCCTTCGGGTGCTTCAAAAGCTGATCAAGTTATAGACAACCTTGTCAAAGGAAAAATTTTGCCTCAGAAGGGGAATCTCTTGCAGTCTGTGCTGCAAGCTGGACCACTTATTCAGACACTTCTCGTATCGGGTCCACTTCCTACATGGCGTAATCCTCCCCCTCTTCACATCTTTCATATGCATCCGCTGACAGGCAAAAGTCGCGATGTCCAAACGTCCACTCAAAAGCCAAAGAATCCACAATCAAACGTTGAGATGCCTCGTGATTCTTCACAAGTTACATCTAATTCTGTACTAAATTTTCAAGATGTGGCTTCAAGATCATGTTTCAGGACTGGAAGCGGAATGATATCGCCAGGACCATATGGTAATAGTTCTTTTCCAACCATCAAAAGACAAAGGTTCCTCTAAGATCACAACAAAAAAAGAGAGGAGAAATTTTAGTTTTCTTGGTTTGAACAGAACAGTTTGATTTTGATGGTGTAAATTGTATAAGGTGTTTTGGGTTTGAGTGACATAGCTTCTTAGTTGAATTGTTAATTTGTTGTGTTCATAGATAAAACTGTATTTTGACAATTAATCTATACATATTTGTATATTTCAACCAATGACAATTTACTTTAACCTTGCTGAGGATCAATTGTATTATGCGTAGTTATTTTTACTGCAAGGATGTTGACTCTTTCACCATTCAGGTTATGAATTGTAGAGTTTATAGATGACTCCATTTTATACTAATTTTAAAAACAATCTGAGCACAAAGTTGATACTTTTGTGGCCAAGTGTCAGGGATTAGTGTAATCTTCTCATAATTATTGGAATTCATATCCTCTTAACGCACAGTACCTAAATATCAGAATGGTTGACAGGAACAAGTAAAGAACAATACACCTAATGATTCAATTAAAGACCAAGTAAATGTTACCTTGTGTGGTCATTAGAAAAAATCATGTTTATTGGCAAGAGGGAAAAGAAGATGTCTGCGATGATGATCGGAAAGAAAATGATCAGAAAGACAGGTAACATGTTGTCAGTATCTGCCTTTGATATTATTAGTCCTATATCTTGATTCTTATTAGAAACATCAAAGTTCTAATCTTAGATGAATTTTTTCTTCTTCTTGATATTGACGTTGCTTGGGATCGGACTATATTATTGTCTGGCTGCACTTTGTAACAAACATATTTCCTAGCATGTCTTCAAGTGCAACTCACATTGCCCATTATGTATATAAATGCCAGGGCACTGAGGATCTGTCAGACGCAGCTTTACTGGAGCTCTATATGATACACATGATTTGATGAATCTTTGGCTTTCCATGAGGCACTTTTTAATCTTCTGTAGTGATACAACTAATCCTAGATATCCTTCATCAGAACGCTCTCTGTTAACTTGCGGACTGAAACTAGTTAGTGCTAACAAAAAGTTGGGATGAAAACTTGAATTATTCATGCAAGATCTTAATGTTTGAAATACAGTTTAGTAAACACAACATAATAATGAACACCGACATATAAATAGTGCTAACATCGCTTAGATTAGAAATCACAACTGAGATCCTGAGATGTATCTGAACTTCTGTAATCATTGCAACATGGTAACTAACATTGCTAAGGTAACATTTAGCACGTACCAATCTGTAATCTGAATGTGATGTAGCCTAATGTCCATATGTTTAAATATCACGTGTAACAAGCATCACATATTTGTAGTAAAACTCAAACGGAGGTTTCAGAAAGAAAGCAACGAACAAGTTTAACCTTGAATATTTTGCATCACATTATTGTAAAACTCAAATGGAGGTTTCAGAAAGAAAGCAACATACAGGTTTAACCTTTGAAAATTTACCCTGtaaaggataataataataatgtttATTCTTCCTTTCCAAAACATAAAAACAACTGAGAAACTTTCGCATATTCTCATTTGGGTGGAGGGAAAAAGACTGCTTCTGAAGCCCTTTTAGAGCGAAATTGCTTCTCTGTATCATCACCCACATTGAAAGATGCTTGTATTACTCGAGGAGACAATGCTTTCCACGCCCCATTGCTTCCCGCTAAATTTGTGAAGATGGGTCTGCAATTTTCACAATTATGATACAATTCATTACTTCTCAATCAAAGAAACCAAACCATCAGGTTCAGGAGGGTGGAAATGTTGTTTCTGTAGAGATACTTGGCATGAAGAGTAGTAaccaaaaatatatataaaactTACGCTGGAGTGGACATGATAGAGAACCACTCAAGGCCTTCAGGATCAGCAATCTTTGAAACCACAAAAAACCTAGGCACAATAAACAAATTCCCGGCCTCAACCCTTGTCTCCAGAACACGTTTACCGTCAATCCCAACAATCTGTGCACGGCCACTCCCACGAATGATATGAGTCACCTGGTAGGCCGAGTCACAGGAAAAACCTGGAGAGACCATAGCACCTCCATCTAACCTAACAAGATCAGCACCGAGGCCGACTTCACTAACCAAAGGCAGGTTCGTGGTGTTTAAAACCACAGACCTTCCACCATTCTTTACATCAACATTTAGTGGAGCTTCGAGACAGTTCAATACCAGTCCTTCTCGATGTTCCTCCCTAGGCTCCGTCATCTTTATACTTGAGCCAAGCTTGACAATTCCTTTACTGGTTTGATTATGAACCATCATTCGTACAACACTTTGATCCAAGTCCCATGCTCTGCCTACAAACTCGGTTGAGAAACCTGTGAAGATACCATTTGAGCCAGTCAAGAAGAAGTTGGTGAAGGTACCAACTTTGTGGCCTTTTGAAGTTTCTCCCAGGAAAAGAATTTCAAGCTCACTGTCATCTTTGTTGTACCACCATGTCACTACACCAAAGGGGAGAGCAATGGCATCCCCTGTTTTGATTGGAAGAACCTTTTCTTCTTTTGCTGGAAGAACAATGCCAGCAACTCCTTTGCCTGATGAGAGAGCAGTAGAGATCAGAATACATAATTAAATCACTTTATGACAAATCATGGATTCAATGCAAGAATTACTAGATATCTACACTGATTTTGCTTTGCATTTAATAGAGTTGTTTCACTAGTCACTCAGAGTTTCAGATTCGTCTCAAGTTCAGATACTAATCCCATAGGCCGTATCTGATTTGATTTATCTAGAGCAGTATCACAAGCTACTCATTTGAGTGTattcaaattcaaatattttaatactCAAATATACATCCTGCAAATGATCTAATATCCATTGATTCAATATGTTTAGATATATAGTCGACAAATATTAAAATATCCGAAACACTCTGAACAAATACAAAAGACTGATATGAGTATTGCAGTGGTTTGCTGAAATTGAGGTGTCAGACACCTATATTGAAATTAAATCCTAATCAAAATGACTGATCATTTTCACCAAAACGGGGACAGCTTATCATCTTCATAATTCATCACTAGGGATCGCGATATAGTCTCTTGCTGCTAAATTATCACAACAATATAACATCTGAAGCAAAATTTAGCAACAATGAAGTTGCAGAGACAAATATGGAGATCTAACTGAAACACTTACTGTAAAAAGTCGAAAATATACACAAAATCAAGAACTATAATTACAAAAGTACAATGGTTAAAATCAAAGTGCATAACACATAGCAATTTAAAAAAGTGTATAAATATTTAGAAGCAAAAGTACATGTTGATGTACCTCGTAGAACATATGCAACCTTGGGAGAATCCGAATAATGAGGAAGCAAAAAACCATATTTTTCAAGACGAAGCTTAGCAGCACCTACATTGGCCTTCTCGAGCATGGCCAGCTCATTGGGAAACCAGCTGTAGTAATATCCTCCATCCCCTCCGAACACTTTCTTGGCAAACTTAGGTGACAAATCAATCTTTTTCTCTAACTCACCATAACAGGAACCTATTATCATACATAATATTAAAACCAAGTGACAAGGATTTGCACATACATTTAAATTTGGCTTAGACATTTCAAAAATATAAGACTAATGGCTTGTTTTGTTGGTGATTAGGGACTGAGTTTTACTAACTAAAATGATAGGAGTAGAACTGGAGATTATTGTTTCTGTTGCAAGATGAATACAACAATGACTTTGGCAACCTTTTATAGTTAATTACCCAATGATACAT includes:
- the LOC141703212 gene encoding glutelin type-D 1-like isoform X1, which translates into the protein MSKPNLNVCANPCHLVLILCMIIGSCYGELEKKIDLSPKFAKKVFGGDGGYYYSWFPNELAMLEKANVGAAKLRLEKYGFLLPHYSDSPKVAYVLRGKGVAGIVLPAKEEKVLPIKTGDAIALPFGVVTWWYNKDDSELEILFLGETSKGHKVGTFTNFFLTGSNGIFTGFSTEFVGRAWDLDQSVVRMMVHNQTSKGIVKLGSSIKMTEPREEHREGLVLNCLEAPLNVDVKNGGRSVVLNTTNLPLVSEVGLGADLVRLDGGAMVSPGFSCDSAYQVTHIIRGSGRAQIVGIDGKRVLETRVEAGNLFIVPRFFVVSKIADPEGLEWFSIMSTPAPIFTNLAGSNGAWKALSPRVIQASFNVGDDTEKQFRSKRASEAVFFPPPK
- the LOC141703212 gene encoding glutelin type-D 1-like isoform X2; protein product: MNEIFYGSCYGELEKKIDLSPKFAKKVFGGDGGYYYSWFPNELAMLEKANVGAAKLRLEKYGFLLPHYSDSPKVAYVLRGKGVAGIVLPAKEEKVLPIKTGDAIALPFGVVTWWYNKDDSELEILFLGETSKGHKVGTFTNFFLTGSNGIFTGFSTEFVGRAWDLDQSVVRMMVHNQTSKGIVKLGSSIKMTEPREEHREGLVLNCLEAPLNVDVKNGGRSVVLNTTNLPLVSEVGLGADLVRLDGGAMVSPGFSCDSAYQVTHIIRGSGRAQIVGIDGKRVLETRVEAGNLFIVPRFFVVSKIADPEGLEWFSIMSTPAPIFTNLAGSNGAWKALSPRVIQASFNVGDDTEKQFRSKRASEAVFFPPPK
- the LOC141703214 gene encoding uncharacterized protein LOC141703214 translates to MDNMASLWTYQESINELKQQLLYTSIELESVKAEAGEQMKIHKEYEKQSLQLLKMVIQERDEAKQQLQKLLNKIMACNSTTLNTDFLTSTVVPQVSPESPLVKPIIPNLSTTESNSFSEPYTYHSYDSSPVSSFFEPVISPELSNISSPSGDISNKMKIVNQSYVQDYKCINPTTIVPPSGASKADQVIDNLVKGKILPQKGNLLQSVLQAGPLIQTLLVSGPLPTWRNPPPLHIFHMHPLTGKSRDVQTSTQKPKNPQSNVEMPRDSSQVTSNSVLNFQDVASRSCFRTGSGMISPGPYGNSSFPTIKRQRFL